The following proteins are co-located in the Xiphophorus hellerii strain 12219 chromosome 2, Xiphophorus_hellerii-4.1, whole genome shotgun sequence genome:
- the tbxas1 gene encoding thromboxane-A synthase, translating into MEAAGDLLNVINMEASRMSVTVGLFLIFLCLLYWYSVYPFSVLGRCGIKHPKPVPFFGNIFYFREGFFRPLTELIKSHGRVCGYYLGRRPVVVVADPDMLRSVMVRDFTSFPNRMKFSFATKPTTDSLLMLRNERWKRVRSILTPSFSAAKMKEMVPLINTAADALMKNLKVHADSGNSFDIHNCFGCFTMDVIASVAFGTQIDSQNNPDDPFVRHAQLFFSFSFFRPLMLFFIAFPKIMAPIARFIPNKRRDKMNGFFISIIQKIIQQREEQPPSQRRRDFLQLMLDARTSKESLPLEHFDTANPSEELASCSDQENGSAHQQESPARRPLRKMMTEDEVVGQAFVFLLAGYETSSNTLGFTCYLLAINPDCQRRVQDEVDEFFTRHDSPDYSNVQELKYLDMVVCEALRLYPPGFRFAREIDHDCVVNGQILPKGATLEIPAGFLHYDPDHWTEPDRFIPERFTPEAKASRHPFVYLPFGAGPRNCVGMRLAQLEIRMALVHLFHRFNIEACSETKVPLDLKSFSTLGPKDGIYVKITHRGEAQKDSPSDD; encoded by the exons ATGGAGGCTGCTGGTGACCTCCTGAATGTCATCAACATGGAGGCCAGCAGAATGTCAGTGACAGTCGGACTGTTCCTCATTTTCCTGTGTCTCCTTTACTG GTATTCAGTCTATCCGTTCTCAGTTCTTGGTCGGTGTGGAATCAAACATCCCAAGCCAGTGCCTTTTTTTGGCAACATATTCTATTTCCGTGAG GGTTTCTTCAGACCTCTCACTGAACTTATTAAATCACATGGCAGAGTGTGTGg GTATTATTTGGGCCGCCGACCCGTGGTGGTGGTGGCCGACCCCGACATGCTCAGATCAGTGATGGTCAGGGATTTCACCAGCTTCCCTAACAGAATG aaaTTTTCATTTGCCACCAAGCCCACGACGGACTCCCTGCTCATGCTGAGGAACGAACGGTGGAAAAGGGTCCGGAGTATTTTGACCCCGTCCTTCAGTGCTGCCAAGATGAAAGAA atggTTCCGCTCATCAACACGGCTGCTGATGCTCTGATGAAGAACCTGAAGGTTCATGCTGACTCAGGGAATTCCTTTGACATCCACAA ttgttttggctgttttacCATGGATGTCATCGCCAGCGTGGCGTTTGGCACTCAGATCGACTCTCAGAACAACCCAGACGATCCGTTTGTCCGCCACGCTCAGCTGttcttctccttctctttcttcaGGCCTctcatgttgtttttca TTGCTTTTCCCAAAATCATGGCTCCCATTGCGAGATTCATCCCAAACAAAAGGCGAGACAAGATGAACGGCTTCTTCATCAGCATCATTCAGAAGATCATACAGCAGAGAGAAGAACAGCCTCCCAGTCAG CGGCGTCGGGATTTCCTCCAGCTGATGCTGGACGCTCGAACCAGCAAAGAGAGCCTCCCTTTGGAGCACTTCGACACAGCGAACCCCTCGGAGGAGCTGGCATCCTGCTCGGATCAGGAAAACGGATCGGCTCACCAGCAGGAGTCGCCGGCCAGGCGTCCGCTGAGGAAGATGATGACGGAGGATGAGGTGGTTGGCCAGGCCTTCGTCTTCCTCCTGGCGGGATACGAGACCAGCAGCAACACGCTGGGCTTCACCTGCTACCTGCTGGCCATCAACCCCGACTGCCAGCGCAGAGTTCAGGACGAGGTCGATGAATTCTTCACCAGACAT GATTCACCGGATTACTCAAACGTCCAGGAACTGAAGTACCTGGACATGGTCGTGTGTGAAGCTCTGCGGCTCTACCCGCCTGGCTTCAG GTTTGCTCGAGAAATTGACCATGACTGTGTGGTGAACGGCCAGATTCTCCCCAAAGGAGCGACTCTGGAGATCCCGGCAGGATTCCTGCACTACGACCCGGATCACTGGACCGAGCCGGACCGGTTCATCCCCGAAAG GTTTACACCGGAAGCGAAGGCGAGTCGTCACCCCTTCGTCTACCTGCCGTTCGGCGCCGGGCCGCGGAACTGTGTGGGGATGAGGCTGGCCCAGCTGGAGATCCGGATGGCTTTGGTCCATTTGTTCCACAGGTTCAACATCGAGGCCTGCTCCGAGACCAAG GTTCCTCTTGACCTGAAATCCTTCAGCACTCTGGGACCCAAAGATGGCATTTATGTGAAAATAACTCACAGAGGAGAAGCACAGAAAGATTCTCCATCAGATGATTAG